The Pseudofrankia inefficax genome window below encodes:
- a CDS encoding acyl-CoA synthetase, producing MYPGQFAVTHPEKTAVLMGGPDWPAATEAVVTRLSYAELNASSVRLARLLAENGLGPGDTVAILAENHPRYFEVFWAAIRSGLYLTAVNWHLAPSEVAYQVADSGARALVATRRFGELAAQAAASVPDCRVRLMMDGVVDGFEPYEDAVAAVSAEPLPTEPVGEVMLYSSGTTGRPKGIQRPLAGRQVTDPERTRISLLGELLLHWTEDLVYLCPAPLYHAAGLQWSGAVHEVGGTLVILDRFDPERLLAVIERERVTHVQLVPTMMVRLLKLPDDVRRRYDLSSLVSVLHAAAPCAPDVKRAMIDWLGPIIDEYYAATEGSGLTFIGSADWLAHPGSVGPALRSIPHICDEAGGELPPGVPGLVFFEQETAPFEYHGDPEKTKASRHPEHPNWTTTGDVGYLDEGGFLYLTDRKSFMIISGGVNIYPAEVEAALIMHPKVADVAVFGLPDPEMGEYVHAVVAPAAGIEPDDDLVEELRAYARASVAHYKVPRTFAFRPELPRMPTGKLNKLKLREEYLTSAR from the coding sequence ATGTATCCCGGCCAGTTCGCCGTGACCCATCCGGAGAAGACCGCGGTTCTCATGGGCGGCCCGGACTGGCCGGCGGCCACCGAGGCCGTGGTGACGCGCCTGAGCTATGCCGAGCTCAACGCCAGTTCGGTCCGGCTGGCCCGGCTGCTGGCCGAGAACGGTCTTGGGCCGGGCGACACGGTGGCGATTCTCGCCGAGAACCATCCGCGCTATTTCGAGGTCTTCTGGGCCGCGATTCGGTCCGGCCTTTACCTGACCGCCGTGAACTGGCATCTCGCGCCGAGCGAGGTCGCCTACCAGGTGGCGGATTCGGGCGCCCGCGCGCTGGTCGCCACCCGCCGGTTCGGCGAGCTGGCCGCGCAGGCCGCCGCCAGCGTGCCCGACTGCAGGGTCCGGCTGATGATGGACGGCGTCGTGGACGGGTTCGAGCCGTACGAGGACGCCGTCGCCGCCGTCTCCGCCGAGCCGCTGCCCACCGAGCCCGTGGGCGAGGTGATGCTCTACTCGTCCGGCACGACCGGCCGTCCGAAAGGCATCCAACGGCCGCTGGCCGGCCGGCAGGTGACCGACCCGGAACGCACCCGGATCTCGCTGTTGGGCGAGCTTCTGCTCCACTGGACCGAGGATCTGGTCTACCTCTGTCCGGCGCCGCTCTACCACGCGGCCGGGCTGCAGTGGTCCGGAGCGGTTCATGAGGTCGGCGGGACGCTGGTCATCCTGGACAGGTTCGACCCGGAGCGGCTACTCGCCGTCATCGAGCGGGAACGGGTCACCCACGTCCAGCTCGTGCCGACCATGATGGTTCGCCTGCTCAAGCTGCCCGACGACGTCCGTCGCCGCTATGACCTGTCAAGCCTGGTCAGCGTGCTGCACGCCGCGGCCCCCTGCGCGCCGGACGTCAAGCGGGCGATGATCGACTGGCTTGGCCCGATCATCGACGAGTACTACGCGGCGACCGAGGGCAGCGGGCTGACGTTCATCGGCTCGGCGGACTGGCTCGCGCACCCCGGTTCCGTCGGCCCGGCGCTGCGCAGCATCCCGCATATCTGCGACGAGGCCGGCGGCGAGCTTCCCCCAGGTGTGCCGGGGCTGGTCTTCTTCGAGCAGGAGACGGCACCGTTCGAGTACCACGGCGACCCGGAGAAGACGAAGGCCAGCCGTCACCCCGAGCACCCGAACTGGACGACAACCGGCGACGTCGGCTACCTGGACGAGGGCGGCTTCCTCTACCTGACCGACCGGAAGAGCTTCATGATCATTTCTGGTGGCGTCAACATCTACCCGGCCGAGGTCGAGGCGGCGCTGATCATGCACCCGAAGGTCGCGGACGTCGCCGTCTTCGGGCTGCCCGACCCTGAGATGGGGGAGTACGTCCACGCGGTCGTCGCCCCCGCCGCCGGGATCGAGCCGGACGACGACCTCGTCGAAGAGCTGCGTGCCTATGCCCGCGCCTCGGTCGCCCACTACAAGGTCCCGCGCACCTTCGCGTTCCGCCCCGAGCTCCCGCGCATGCCCACCGGAAAGCTCAACAAGCTCAAGCTCCGCGAGGAGTACCTGACCTCCGCACGCTGA
- a CDS encoding SpoIIE family protein phosphatase produces the protein MNERPQVWGSQTDGVGRGVGDLYRALTALGVGIFDWDVATDRMFYDQAAARLLGFGDRPGSVSPQDAMATVHPDDRPALIRARDAALRNENTFLEEYRVVSTDGSVTWVQTRARLLREGPDGRARVIGLCTDRTPDRTVRDRVARALDHMGDIVLVLDETDTIVHANIQAIRQFELPRDDMVGKPAADLLLPPVREHVAAIRRRRTEPTTEESRPEPVLEIEATDPDGAWWAVRTFPIPDGLVVAMRNVDARHRADAERKALIGSLSSALRRSRQLLDATVELGQVMTVDELCDVAAHAAQADLGVLFVGLVLLEEDGPPRVHCRPNSRFLTEAWRRMPAFGPASTDQVLRTGRPRFDNDRKSYLRDYPDRGPNLDAMSIDALASLPLIVSGRPIGLMVLGWPEPQAFEEDERRFLLTLVGPFAQALERARLYERQMSTVETLQRAVLPQTLPDLGGVRLAARYLPAGRDLGIGGDWYDATMLSDGTLSLVVGDVGGHGLRAVSTMAELRHAARAYALQLRTPADITTQLSANLGSRSDEMLATAVVADLCPATGLLNWSCAGHPPPLLVRAAAGVGASFLEQVNGPILGVDAGASYGQNSLQLEPGDQLLLFTDGLVERRGRSLTTQLAALAEAAVTVPAVYRNDPDGLCDHILHAVAPVDREDDLCLLAVAMT, from the coding sequence ATGAACGAGCGGCCGCAGGTGTGGGGGAGCCAGACCGACGGGGTCGGGCGGGGCGTCGGCGATCTCTACCGGGCGCTGACCGCCCTCGGGGTCGGGATCTTCGACTGGGACGTCGCGACCGACCGGATGTTCTACGACCAGGCGGCGGCCCGGTTGCTGGGGTTCGGCGATCGTCCCGGATCCGTGTCGCCGCAGGACGCGATGGCGACGGTCCACCCGGACGACCGGCCGGCGCTGATCCGGGCCCGCGACGCGGCCCTGCGGAACGAGAACACGTTCCTTGAGGAGTACCGCGTCGTCAGCACCGATGGCTCGGTGACCTGGGTGCAGACACGAGCCCGGTTGCTGCGCGAGGGGCCTGATGGCAGAGCGAGGGTGATCGGGCTCTGCACGGACCGGACGCCGGATCGGACCGTACGGGACCGGGTCGCCCGGGCACTCGACCACATGGGCGACATCGTCCTGGTGCTGGACGAGACGGACACGATCGTGCACGCCAACATCCAGGCGATTCGACAGTTCGAGCTGCCACGCGACGACATGGTCGGCAAGCCGGCGGCTGATCTGCTGCTGCCCCCGGTGCGTGAGCATGTCGCGGCGATCCGCCGTCGGCGCACCGAACCGACCACCGAGGAGTCTCGGCCCGAGCCGGTCCTCGAGATCGAGGCGACCGATCCGGACGGCGCCTGGTGGGCGGTCCGGACGTTCCCGATCCCGGACGGCCTCGTCGTGGCGATGCGCAACGTCGACGCTCGCCACCGCGCGGACGCGGAACGCAAGGCGCTGATCGGCTCGCTGTCCTCCGCGCTGCGCCGCTCCCGGCAGCTGCTCGACGCCACGGTCGAGCTCGGCCAGGTCATGACCGTCGACGAGCTGTGCGATGTCGCGGCCCACGCGGCGCAGGCCGACCTGGGTGTGCTGTTCGTCGGGCTGGTGCTGCTGGAGGAGGACGGGCCGCCGCGGGTGCACTGCCGGCCGAACTCCAGGTTCCTCACCGAGGCCTGGCGCCGGATGCCGGCGTTCGGCCCGGCCTCCACCGACCAGGTGCTGCGTACCGGCCGGCCGCGGTTCGACAACGACCGGAAGAGCTACCTGCGCGACTACCCCGACCGCGGGCCCAACCTCGACGCGATGAGCATCGACGCCCTGGCCAGCCTGCCGCTGATCGTGTCCGGCCGCCCGATCGGCCTCATGGTGCTCGGCTGGCCCGAGCCGCAGGCGTTCGAGGAGGACGAACGACGGTTCCTGCTCACGCTCGTCGGGCCGTTCGCCCAGGCGTTGGAACGCGCCCGCCTGTATGAGCGGCAGATGTCGACGGTGGAGACCCTGCAGCGGGCCGTGCTGCCGCAGACGCTGCCCGATCTCGGTGGTGTCCGGCTCGCGGCCCGGTACCTCCCCGCCGGCCGTGACCTCGGGATCGGCGGCGACTGGTACGACGCGACCATGCTGTCCGACGGCACGCTGAGCCTCGTCGTCGGCGACGTCGGCGGCCACGGGCTACGAGCCGTGTCGACGATGGCCGAGCTGCGGCACGCCGCCCGGGCCTACGCGCTGCAACTGCGGACGCCGGCCGATATCACCACCCAGCTGTCGGCCAACCTGGGCAGCCGGTCCGACGAGATGCTCGCCACCGCCGTCGTCGCCGACCTCTGCCCGGCCACCGGCCTCCTGAACTGGTCCTGCGCCGGCCACCCGCCACCGCTGCTCGTGCGGGCCGCGGCGGGCGTCGGCGCGAGCTTTCTCGAGCAGGTCAACGGCCCGATCCTCGGCGTCGACGCGGGCGCCAGCTACGGCCAGAACAGCCTCCAGCTGGAACCGGGCGACCAGTTGCTGCTGTTCACCGACGGCCTGGTCGAACGCCGGGGCCGGTCGCTGACGACCCAGCTCGCGGCGCTGGCCGAGGCCGCCGTGACCGTGCCGGCCGTCTACCGGAACGACCCCGACGGACTCTGCGACCACATCCTGCACGCGGTGGCACCGGTCGACCGCGAGGACGACCTGTGCCTGCTGGCGGTCGCGATGACCTGA
- a CDS encoding acyl-CoA carboxylase subunit beta: MADRAPGGDDVAGVDDLAGWGPALAEIGRRKEVAAGMGGEARLARQAARGRLNARERLAALFDKDTFYEIGALVGGTDTPPVPADAFVAGAGTIDGRPALAGAEDVTVLGGSIGTGASDKRYRLCQLARQEQVPLVMMLEGAGHRVTEQATGRRPGDLGGLVELSGLVPMVCLVLGASAGHGALTAPLCDFVAMTETASIFSAGPPLVRSATGEEITKEALGGPAVAAATSGVVHNVVADDVEAIALARRYLSYFPSSAGRPVPRHLDGTDTGPRRVDELLTLIPPDPRRPYPIRPVLDAIVDDGELLEIQPDFGSSLVAVLARLGGRAVAIVANDPSVLAGAINSDAADKAAHFLQVAGAFGLPCVFLADNPGVLAGSAAERAGILRHAARMYAVQHRLAVPKVHVTLRKAFGFGSSVMAMNPFDGQTLTLAFPSITLGALPAGSTASKIEDREERARVAAQQAKASVTGGARLAYDDVIDPRELRNALLAGLMLGAGRADRPGSRASRPGGILP, encoded by the coding sequence GTGGCGGACCGGGCCCCGGGCGGGGATGACGTGGCTGGCGTGGACGACCTGGCGGGCTGGGGCCCTGCGCTCGCCGAGATCGGCCGGCGTAAGGAAGTAGCTGCCGGGATGGGCGGTGAGGCTCGGCTGGCCCGGCAGGCGGCCCGCGGCCGGCTGAACGCACGCGAACGCCTCGCCGCCCTGTTCGACAAGGACACGTTCTACGAGATCGGCGCCCTCGTCGGCGGCACCGACACCCCGCCGGTCCCCGCCGACGCGTTCGTCGCCGGCGCGGGGACCATCGACGGAAGGCCCGCTCTCGCCGGAGCCGAGGACGTCACGGTGCTCGGCGGCTCGATCGGCACCGGCGCCTCGGACAAGCGCTACCGCCTCTGTCAGCTGGCCCGCCAGGAGCAGGTGCCGCTGGTGATGATGCTGGAGGGCGCCGGCCACCGGGTCACCGAGCAGGCGACCGGCCGGCGGCCCGGCGATCTCGGCGGCCTGGTCGAGCTGTCCGGGCTGGTGCCGATGGTCTGCCTGGTGCTCGGTGCGTCCGCCGGCCACGGCGCGCTGACCGCGCCGCTGTGTGACTTCGTCGCGATGACCGAGACCGCGTCGATCTTCTCCGCCGGTCCGCCGCTGGTCCGCTCGGCGACCGGCGAAGAGATCACCAAGGAGGCGCTGGGTGGCCCGGCCGTCGCCGCGGCCACCTCGGGGGTCGTGCACAACGTCGTCGCCGACGACGTCGAGGCGATCGCGCTCGCGCGCCGGTACCTGTCCTACTTCCCGTCGAGCGCGGGCCGGCCGGTACCGCGTCACCTCGACGGCACCGACACCGGGCCCCGGCGTGTCGACGAGCTGCTCACGCTGATCCCGCCCGACCCGCGCCGGCCCTACCCGATCCGCCCGGTGCTCGACGCCATCGTCGACGACGGTGAACTGCTCGAGATCCAGCCCGACTTCGGCTCGTCGCTCGTCGCCGTCCTCGCCCGGCTGGGCGGGCGGGCCGTCGCGATCGTCGCCAACGACCCGAGCGTGCTCGCCGGCGCGATCAACAGCGACGCCGCCGACAAGGCCGCCCATTTCCTGCAGGTCGCCGGCGCGTTCGGGCTGCCCTGCGTGTTCCTCGCCGACAACCCGGGCGTGCTCGCAGGCAGCGCCGCCGAGCGGGCGGGCATCCTGCGCCACGCGGCCCGGATGTACGCCGTGCAGCACCGGCTGGCCGTTCCCAAAGTGCACGTGACGCTGCGCAAGGCGTTCGGGTTCGGCTCGTCGGTGATGGCGATGAACCCCTTCGACGGGCAGACGCTGACGCTCGCCTTCCCGTCGATCACCCTGGGCGCGCTGCCCGCGGGCTCGACCGCCAGCAAGATCGAGGACAGGGAGGAACGGGCCCGGGTGGCGGCCCAGCAGGCGAAGGCGTCCGTCACCGGCGGCGCCCGGCTCGCCTACGACGACGTGATCGACCCGCGCGAGCTGCGCAACGCCCTGCTCGCCGGCCTGATGCTCGGCGCGGGCCGGGCGGACCGTCCGGGAAGCCGTGCATCGCGGCCTGGAGGGATCTTGCCGTGA
- a CDS encoding enoyl-CoA hydratase/isomerase family protein encodes MSAQDRQTAESPTAGTEEHARLTEQDGILTLTIDRQRKRNLISPQITELLWQAATMLGDRDDLRCLVITGVGPYFTAGVDLSAGVGNRPANPETEHLHPGWNFRRNYRSHHLLYDEFESIEKPIIVAVNGISLGAGVEMAVSCDFRFCTPEAEFGVPEVHMGMLAGSGGTSRLTRLVGPAWGKWMAMAGRRVGAEQAKQIGLVHDIFPAETFLDEVYAFCRDLTKIPPEVLGVAKLAVDMYADISDRTAARNIDRLLVTGLMNSPEFLRRAGRFGYGRTPAVQPEP; translated from the coding sequence GTGAGCGCCCAGGACCGCCAGACCGCCGAGTCGCCCACGGCAGGCACGGAGGAGCACGCCCGGCTGACCGAGCAGGACGGCATCCTCACCCTGACCATCGACCGGCAGCGCAAGCGCAATCTGATCAGCCCGCAGATCACCGAGCTGCTCTGGCAGGCCGCGACCATGCTGGGCGATCGCGACGATCTGCGCTGCCTCGTGATCACGGGCGTCGGCCCCTACTTCACCGCAGGGGTCGACCTGTCGGCCGGGGTGGGCAACCGGCCGGCGAACCCCGAGACCGAGCATCTGCACCCCGGCTGGAACTTCCGGCGCAACTACCGCAGCCACCACCTGCTCTACGACGAGTTCGAGTCCATCGAGAAGCCGATCATCGTGGCCGTGAACGGGATCTCCCTGGGGGCCGGGGTCGAGATGGCGGTGAGCTGCGACTTCCGGTTCTGTACGCCGGAGGCCGAGTTCGGGGTGCCCGAGGTCCACATGGGGATGCTCGCGGGCAGCGGCGGCACCAGCCGGCTGACCAGGCTGGTCGGCCCGGCCTGGGGCAAGTGGATGGCGATGGCCGGCCGCCGGGTCGGCGCCGAGCAGGCCAAGCAGATCGGCCTGGTGCACGACATCTTCCCGGCCGAGACGTTCCTGGACGAGGTCTACGCGTTCTGCCGGGACCTGACGAAGATCCCGCCGGAGGTGCTCGGCGTCGCGAAGCTGGCCGTCGACATGTACGCCGACATCTCCGACCGCACCGCCGCCCGGAACATCGACCGGCTCCTGGTCACCGGCCTGATGAACTCCCCCGAGTTCCTCAGGCGGGCCGGCAGGTTCGGCTACGGGCGCACGCCCGCCGTCCAGCCGGAGCCCTGA
- a CDS encoding NAD(P)-dependent oxidoreductase has product MTKVGFIGLGSQGQPMARRIVDAGFPLTIWARRAAAVEPFADTAATTAATPAELGAASDIVGICVVADADVTDVLLRPDGVLAGMDAGGLLMLHSTIHPDTCRLIADAAADRGVAVIDAPVSGGAPAASVGRLSVMVGGTDEDVARARPVLETFADPLLHLGPLGSGQVAKLLNNFVFTAQVGLALDTFAFADRLGIDRALAAQVLAGGTGGSRAAGILAASGFDLSGLRGAEGLLRKDVRITLEVAAGAGTEAPATLTALAQETLTTLASPPVAG; this is encoded by the coding sequence ATGACGAAGGTCGGATTCATCGGGCTGGGCAGCCAGGGCCAGCCGATGGCACGACGCATCGTGGACGCCGGCTTCCCGCTGACGATCTGGGCGCGGCGCGCGGCGGCGGTCGAGCCGTTCGCGGACACGGCCGCGACGACGGCGGCGACGCCGGCCGAGCTCGGCGCCGCCAGCGACATCGTCGGGATCTGCGTCGTAGCCGACGCGGACGTGACCGACGTGCTGTTGCGCCCGGACGGCGTGCTCGCCGGCATGGACGCGGGCGGCCTGCTGATGCTGCACTCGACGATCCACCCGGACACCTGCCGGCTGATCGCGGACGCGGCCGCCGACCGTGGGGTCGCGGTGATCGACGCCCCGGTCAGCGGCGGCGCCCCCGCGGCGTCCGTGGGTCGGCTGTCGGTGATGGTCGGCGGCACGGACGAGGACGTGGCCCGTGCCCGCCCGGTGCTGGAGACGTTCGCGGACCCGCTGCTGCACCTGGGCCCGCTCGGCAGCGGCCAGGTGGCCAAGCTGCTGAACAACTTCGTGTTCACCGCGCAGGTGGGGCTCGCGCTGGACACGTTCGCGTTCGCCGACCGGCTCGGCATCGACCGGGCCCTCGCCGCGCAGGTGCTGGCGGGCGGCACCGGTGGCTCCCGGGCCGCGGGCATCCTGGCCGCGTCCGGCTTCGATCTGTCCGGGCTGCGCGGCGCCGAAGGGCTGCTGCGCAAGGACGTCCGGATCACGCTGGAGGTCGCGGCGGGCGCCGGCACCGAGGCGCCGGCGACGCTGACCGCGCTCGCGCAGGAGACACTGACCACGCTGGCCAGCCCGCCGGTCGCCGGGTAG
- a CDS encoding M50 family metallopeptidase, translating to MTGLLALWAVTAGWWGRHLDTALHEGGHALFTWAHGGRVKQVHIDRRDGGLTRFELGSMGRFGVFMIFFAGYVSPPLAGLTSASLLAAGNETSVFILAVLALVALLLVDVNKFGLVVLLSSAAALVGLERYAPGWFGRWCAYFLTWFLLLSGVRSVVILRQVRRSGPSDSDADILAQITHVPGFLWVFVFGAVSVFCLLKGARLLVVPG from the coding sequence ATGACCGGGCTGTTGGCGTTGTGGGCGGTGACGGCCGGCTGGTGGGGCCGCCACCTGGATACGGCGCTACACGAGGGGGGACACGCTCTCTTCACGTGGGCGCACGGCGGGCGGGTGAAGCAGGTACACATCGACCGCCGCGACGGGGGGCTCACCAGATTCGAACTCGGGTCGATGGGCCGGTTCGGCGTTTTCATGATCTTTTTTGCCGGCTACGTCAGCCCACCGCTGGCCGGGCTCACGTCCGCGAGCCTGCTGGCCGCGGGCAACGAGACCTCGGTGTTCATTCTCGCCGTGCTCGCGCTGGTCGCCCTGCTTCTCGTCGACGTCAACAAGTTCGGCCTCGTCGTCCTGCTGTCGAGCGCCGCCGCGCTCGTCGGGCTGGAGCGATACGCGCCGGGCTGGTTCGGGCGCTGGTGCGCGTATTTCCTCACCTGGTTCCTGCTGCTGTCCGGGGTCAGGTCCGTCGTCATCCTGCGGCAGGTGCGCCGGAGTGGGCCGAGCGATTCCGACGCGGACATCCTTGCCCAGATCACCCATGTCCCGGGGTTCCTGTGGGTGTTCGTCTTCGGGGCCGTCAGCGTGTTCTGCCTGCTGAAGGGCGCCAGGCTGCTGGTCGTACCCGGCTGA
- a CDS encoding FHA domain-containing protein — protein sequence MSEELMVRHGAEVAMVPVDRPFVIGRGSAADLRLTDARVSRRHLMVRQTEHGWSVLDISANGTWLDGERVRRVDVCREVRLNLGAVNGPRITLIPGPPPSFPDYPLPVVPELMTVPTEITFSSPAIDLGQTRLLHDVAFRVPSQLSRPAGAVT from the coding sequence GTGTCCGAGGAGCTGATGGTCCGCCATGGGGCAGAGGTCGCCATGGTGCCCGTGGACCGGCCGTTCGTCATCGGCCGCGGGTCCGCTGCCGACCTGCGCCTCACCGACGCCCGGGTGTCCCGGCGGCACCTGATGGTGAGGCAGACCGAGCACGGCTGGTCGGTCCTGGACATCAGCGCGAACGGGACCTGGCTGGACGGCGAGCGGGTCCGCCGGGTCGACGTGTGCCGGGAGGTCCGGCTGAACCTCGGCGCGGTGAACGGTCCGCGGATCACGCTGATCCCGGGCCCGCCGCCGTCGTTCCCGGACTACCCGCTGCCCGTGGTGCCCGAGCTCATGACGGTCCCGACCGAGATCACTTTTTCGTCACCGGCGATCGACCTCGGTCAGACCCGCCTGCTGCACGACGTCGCCTTCCGGGTCCCCAGTCAGCTGTCCCGACCGGCGGGAGCCGTGACCTAG
- a CDS encoding gluconokinase: MSDHVTGRSRETERLPVLVLMGVSGCGKSTVAAMLSGRLGWPFAEGDDLHPRANVEKMAAGHPLTDLDRWPWLLRVRGWIHDRIEAGEPGVITCSALRRSYRDVLRGRAVDGSGPAAAADVAAGAGSGAELFVYLRGSRAVIGQRLAARHGHFMPPGLLDSQFATLEEPGPDENRLTVDIGPEPAEVVQTVVDKLGLAGPRQAAGAR, translated from the coding sequence GTGAGCGACCACGTGACCGGACGTTCCAGGGAGACCGAGCGCCTGCCCGTCCTGGTGCTGATGGGGGTCTCGGGCTGTGGCAAGTCCACTGTCGCCGCGATGCTCTCCGGACGGCTGGGCTGGCCGTTCGCCGAGGGTGACGATCTGCATCCGCGGGCGAACGTCGAGAAGATGGCCGCCGGCCACCCGCTGACCGATCTTGACCGCTGGCCCTGGCTGCTGCGCGTCCGCGGCTGGATTCACGACCGGATCGAGGCCGGCGAGCCCGGTGTGATCACCTGTTCGGCGCTGCGCCGGTCCTACCGCGACGTGCTGCGCGGCCGGGCCGTCGACGGCTCCGGACCGGCCGCGGCCGCGGACGTCGCCGCGGGTGCCGGCAGCGGCGCCGAACTGTTCGTCTACCTGCGGGGCTCCCGCGCGGTCATCGGGCAGCGGCTGGCCGCCCGCCACGGTCATTTCATGCCGCCGGGCCTGCTCGACTCGCAGTTCGCCACGCTGGAGGAGCCGGGGCCGGACGAGAACCGGCTGACCGTCGACATCGGCCCGGAGCCGGCGGAGGTCGTCCAGACGGTCGTCGACAAGCTTGGCCTCGCCGGCCCGCGGCAGGCGGCAGGCGCCCGATGA
- a CDS encoding GNAT family N-acetyltransferase codes for MTAIRRARPADSDTVLTLVREFNAIDGHDHDDARVGRALAPLLADDEFGQVWFINGPDDEPTGYAVLCWGYSLESGGREAVLDEIYVRDRGLGLGSAALPALLDACRAAGVLRVFLETEAPNDAARRFYARHGFQLEQSIWMTQQL; via the coding sequence GTGACCGCGATCCGCCGTGCCCGGCCCGCTGACTCCGACACCGTCCTCACGCTCGTGCGGGAGTTCAACGCGATCGACGGCCACGACCACGACGATGCCCGCGTCGGCCGCGCGCTCGCCCCACTGCTGGCCGACGACGAGTTCGGCCAGGTCTGGTTCATCAACGGTCCCGACGACGAGCCGACGGGCTACGCCGTCCTGTGCTGGGGATACAGCCTCGAGTCTGGCGGCCGTGAGGCCGTGCTCGACGAGATCTACGTCCGGGACCGCGGGCTCGGCCTCGGTTCCGCCGCGCTGCCCGCGTTGTTGGACGCCTGCCGCGCCGCCGGTGTGCTGCGCGTCTTCCTCGAGACGGAGGCACCCAACGACGCCGCGCGCCGGTTCTACGCCCGCCACGGCTTCCAGCTCGAACAATCCATCTGGATGACCCAGCAGCTTTGA